The Azospirillum formosense genome segment GACTACCACAGACCTGGAAGACAGATTTAGCTGAGCTGTTCACAAAATACCCTATGATTAACATCGCAGAAATTGGTTTCCCGGTCGACTGGCAAAGCCAGCCTGGTTGGTGACCATCGCTCTCCGCGTGGCGGCACATGGGCCAGCGCCGGGTGATGTAATGGGCGAGCAATTGGGCAAATGATCATTTGATCTTATGATCATGAAATCGCTTGACCATTTGCCTCTTTTCGTGCTTCATGCTTGCCAGAACGGCAAAGCAGCCTGTGGGGACTCCATGCCGGTTATCACGCTGGCCAGCGTGAAGGGAGGCGTCGGGAAGACATCGACCCTGCTCTCGCTGGCATCCGACCTCGCCTTGTCTGGCAATAGCGTTACTGTGCTCGACGCCGATCCGAACGGGCACGCGAGCCGCATCGGCTCAAAGATGGCCAAGCGACTGAACGGCGCAGCGTTTAACGCCATCGGTGGGATCACCGAGGCAAACATTCTCGCTAGCATCAAGAAGGCGCGCGCCGAAGCGGATTACGTGCTTGTCGACTTGCCAGGTGTATCGTCCAAGCTGACTCTGCTCGGCTTGGCTCGGTCGACGCTGGTTATTGTGCCGGTGCAGGCCTCTGAAATGGACATTCACGACGCGTTGCAGACGGTCGAGAACGTGAAGCAGGCCGGCGAGGCCGCGGACAAGACGATTGCGGCGTGCTTCCTCCTGTCCCGTTGGCCCGTCACAATCGAAAGCCGTGCGGCGAAGGAGACGCGCAAGCGCCTAACGGCCAAGGCGCCCGACGTCCCGGTCCTCAGCACGCCGTTGATGGATCGGACGGCGTTCAAGGAGATGACCTTCAACGGGGCCCCGCCGCAGCTAGTAGAGCCGGAAGGTAACGCGGCGGCGAACATCGCAGCCATCCGTCAAGAAGTGCAGGCCCTGCTCGACGCCAAGGTGGAGGACGCCGCATGAGCAAGAAGGTCGCTCTCCCCTTGGACGACGATGACGATGATGACGCGCTCGCGCAACGGATCAGCGAGACGGCAAAGCAGCAGGGCATTCCGTCGCTGACGCCGGCGCCGATCAGCAGCTCGTCGGCTGGCTCCCGTCGACCGATTAAGGTGGAGGTGTCCGACGCTCTCTTCGAAGCGTTGACCGTTGCCGCTGCCCAGCAGCGCGTGACGAAGCGCTTCCTGATCCTGTCCGCACTGCGCGATGCCGGTTTCCCGGTTGATGAAGCCGATTTCCGCGAGGACGGGCGGCGTCTCCGCGGCTCTCGCAAGGCTTGATCATTTGGCCAATCGCGCATTCGGGCTTATGGGCAAATGGTCGTTTGGAATTTTGGTTATCATCAATGGTTCAGCGGTCAAGCTTCATCCGTTCATCCCCCGATTCGCGGACCTCATCCGTCAACTCACGCGCTCTGATACCCACAGGCCCGGAGTTGTCCACGGGACTCTGGTCACGCACTGACGGGACTCTGGTCACGCCACCCCCGGTTATCCACGGGACTTTGGTCACCCAGCAAAAGGTAGAAGCAAAAGACTCTTCAAAGTTGCTGTGTGACCAGAGTCCCGCTTGACGGCAGCGCCACGGTCAAC includes the following:
- a CDS encoding ParA family protein; this encodes MKSLDHLPLFVLHACQNGKAACGDSMPVITLASVKGGVGKTSTLLSLASDLALSGNSVTVLDADPNGHASRIGSKMAKRLNGAAFNAIGGITEANILASIKKARAEADYVLVDLPGVSSKLTLLGLARSTLVIVPVQASEMDIHDALQTVENVKQAGEAADKTIAACFLLSRWPVTIESRAAKETRKRLTAKAPDVPVLSTPLMDRTAFKEMTFNGAPPQLVEPEGNAAANIAAIRQEVQALLDAKVEDAA